A stretch of the Papaver somniferum cultivar HN1 chromosome 6, ASM357369v1, whole genome shotgun sequence genome encodes the following:
- the LOC113288738 gene encoding uncharacterized protein LOC113288738: MILSGGMKATFDHNNFKIYMGCTDKSYEVHYGLVLLFSLLYASSGFPDSLQSLQKAFRAAGITYKTLDQLPELVKGIHGKLKYGYLENGMKWISWETIISPSWIFCFSTKMLSMGWKFKAH; the protein is encoded by the exons atgattttatcaG GGGGAATGAAAGCAACTTTTGATCATAACAACTTCAAAATCTACATGGGTTGTACTGATAAATCTTACGAG GTGCATTATGGTTTGgttttacttttctctctcctgt ATGCTTCGAGTGGGTTTCCAGATTCACTGCAATCCCTCCAAAAGGCTTTCAGGGCTGCTGGCATCACCTACAAGACCTTGGACCAGCTTCCCGAATTGGTGAAGGGTATCCATGGAAAACTCAAATATGGATATTTAGAAAATGGAATGAAGTGGATTTCATGGGAAACAATTATATCACCATCTTGGATATTCTGTTTCTCGACGAAAAT GTTGTCAATGGGGTGGAAATTCAAGGCTCACTAG